From one Candidatus Methylacidiphilales bacterium genomic stretch:
- the nadB gene encoding L-aspartate oxidase yields the protein MTESFDCVIIGSGIAGLSLAIRLADYCSVAILTKKDRAESNTNYAQGGIACVTSDEDSFELHIRDTLEAGAGLCHPDVVRTIVEEAPRRIADLVALGMKFTERDVQEGGGLDLTKEGGHSKRRILHAGDITGREIEATLLRAIAARPRIRLIENVQAIDLITTTKLGYTLNPRCIAVYALEKATNQVRTYVARAIVLATGGCGKVYKYTTNPDIATGDGVAMAYRIGAPIANMEFMQFHPTCLYHPQARNFLISEALRGEGGELVDARGRSFMQKYDPRGSLAPRDVVARAIDAEMKESGAPCVYLDMTRRPKDFLVRRFPNIYERCLSLGIDMASMPIPVVPAAHYQCGGVLTDVNGRTPIPGLWAVGETACTGLHGANRLASNSLLEALVVAHRAAEEIRVELERVKMPDYDIPAWRSHPAQEPDELVVISHNWAEIRQLMWDYVGIVRSTKRLQRAGARLRNLRQEVKDYYWSHAITADVIELRNLVLVASLIVDSALSRRESRGLHMTIDYPYTDPTWARDTIIQRAV from the coding sequence ATGACTGAGAGTTTTGATTGTGTGATCATTGGAAGTGGGATTGCGGGTTTGAGTTTGGCGATTCGGTTGGCGGATTATTGCTCGGTGGCGATTCTTACTAAGAAAGACCGGGCGGAGTCCAACACCAACTATGCACAGGGGGGGATTGCTTGTGTGACTTCGGATGAGGATTCGTTTGAGCTGCATATACGGGATACGCTTGAGGCGGGGGCGGGGTTGTGTCATCCCGATGTGGTGCGGACGATTGTGGAGGAGGCGCCAAGGCGGATTGCTGATTTGGTGGCGCTGGGGATGAAATTCACGGAGCGTGATGTTCAGGAGGGTGGCGGTCTTGATTTGACGAAGGAGGGGGGACATAGCAAGCGACGTATATTGCATGCTGGGGATATCACGGGGCGTGAGATTGAGGCGACACTTTTGCGGGCGATTGCTGCGCGTCCGCGGATACGTTTGATTGAGAATGTGCAGGCTATTGATTTGATTACGACGACGAAGCTGGGCTATACGCTTAACCCGAGATGTATTGCGGTTTATGCTTTGGAGAAGGCGACGAACCAGGTGCGGACTTATGTGGCGCGGGCGATTGTGTTAGCGACGGGTGGGTGCGGCAAAGTTTACAAGTATACGACGAATCCGGATATAGCGACTGGGGATGGTGTGGCGATGGCTTATCGGATCGGGGCGCCGATTGCGAACATGGAATTTATGCAGTTTCACCCGACATGTCTTTATCATCCGCAGGCGAGGAATTTTCTGATTTCCGAGGCTTTGCGTGGAGAGGGGGGTGAGTTGGTGGATGCGCGGGGGCGTAGTTTTATGCAGAAATATGATCCGCGAGGCTCGCTTGCTCCGCGTGATGTGGTGGCGCGTGCGATCGATGCTGAGATGAAGGAGAGCGGGGCGCCTTGTGTGTATCTTGATATGACGCGGCGTCCGAAGGATTTTTTGGTGAGGCGTTTTCCGAATATTTATGAGCGGTGTTTATCGCTTGGGATTGATATGGCGTCGATGCCGATTCCTGTGGTGCCAGCGGCGCATTATCAGTGTGGGGGTGTGCTTACGGATGTGAATGGGAGGACGCCGATTCCTGGGTTGTGGGCTGTTGGGGAGACGGCGTGCACGGGGTTGCATGGGGCGAATCGGCTGGCGAGCAATTCGTTGTTGGAGGCGTTAGTTGTTGCGCATCGGGCTGCGGAGGAGATTCGTGTGGAGTTGGAGAGGGTGAAGATGCCTGATTATGATATTCCGGCGTGGCGTAGTCATCCGGCGCAGGAGCCGGATGAGTTGGTGGTTATTAGTCATAATTGGGCGGAGATTCGGCAGTTGATGTGGGATTATGTGGGGATTGTGCGGAGCACGAAGCGTCTGCAACGGGCAGGGGCGCGGTTGCGGAATTTGAGGCAAGAGGTGAAGGATTATTATTGGAGTCATGCGATAACGGCGGATGTGATTGAGCTGAGGAATTTGGTGTTGGTGGCGTCGTTGATTGTGGATTCAGCATTGTCGCGGAGGGAGAGTCGTGGGCTTCATATGACGATTGATTATCCTTATACGGATCCGACGTGGGCACGGGATACGATTATCCAGCGTGCGGTGTGA